The genomic DNA TCTACGCCTTGCTCTCGGCGCTCTCTGGCTTACCGATCAAGCAAGGCATCGCGGTGACCGGTTCGGTGAACCAGTACGGCGAAGTCCAGGCGATCGGAGGGGTCAACGAGAAGATCGAGGGGTTCTTCGCAGTCTGCAAGGCGCAAGGACTGACCGGTGAACAGGGAGTCATCATCCCCACGGCGAATGTCCAGCACCTCATGTTGGACGAGGAAGTGATCCAAGCCGTCGCCGAGGGGAAGTTCCACATTTGGGCCGTCGACACGGTCGACCAGGGGATCGAAATCCTGACCGGTGTACCGGCCGGTGAGCGTCAGCCCGATGGGACGTACCCGGAGGGGACAGTCCATCGCCGGGTGATGGATCGGCTGCGCGAGTATGCCGAGCGGATGCGCGACTTCGGGCGCCGTGACGAGCGTGGGGAACGTGACGAGTCGCGCGCTGAGGAAACGGCAGCCGATCCGGAACCAGCCGAGAACGGCGGTGGGGAGGATGGCTCGCCGAGCAGCTGACCGCTCACCGTGAGGGGTGGCGGCCGAAGCGCTCGCGTAACTGTTCGATCAAGAGTTCGATACCGCGTGTGCGCTCTTCCGGTCGCGCTGGCGGGATACCGAGCCAGCGGAGACAGAGGGCGACGAGTGCAGTCAGGATAGCCGCGCTGATCAGTGCGAGAGCGAGCAGCGTGAGCGTCTCCATAACGGAACTCTGGCGAGCGGGACGACTGGTCGCCGGTCAACGCGTGGTCGCCGGCGTGTGTCTGTGTCCAGACGATCGGACAAGCGTCTGCCGCGTCGACTGTGCTGGCGAGAGGTACGGCGACGCACATCCAGCCGGTCGACTACGGGCGCAGGCTGATCGCCACACGAGTATGCTCGGAAAGCCTGGTCGGCCGCTTGGCCGGCCGAGACTTCTGGTAGTCGGACTGCAGGGAGGCCGTGGCCATCGACTGGACGCATCCTGGAACGTGGCTCTTCGTGCTCGCGTTCATCCTCTTGCCCACTGCGGTACTGGTCTGGGCAGGATGGACGCTCATAACCGAGCAGCGGACGAAAGGGCACTGTCCAGAACCGAGCGAGGATCAGTCGGCAGACGACCCACCGAGCCCGAAGGCGTCGTGAATCGCGGGGACAGCGCGGGCCACCTCGTCTTCGCGGATGACGAACGAGATGTTGAGCTCGCTCGATCCCTGGGCGATCGCGACGATGTTGATCCGGTGCTGGCCGAGCGTACCGAAGACGCGGCCGGCGACGCCCGGCGTACCGCGCATTCCGGCGCCGACGACGGCGACGATCGCCATCCCAGGCTCTTCCCAGATACGCGCGATGCGTCCCTTGAGGAGGTCGAGCTCGAACTCGCGCTCGAGCGCGCGCAGCACCTTGCTCGCATCGGTGCGTCGGACGACGAAGCCGAGACTGTGCTGCGAGGAGGCTTGGAAGACCATATAGACATTGACGCCGGTGCGCCCGACCGTTTCGAAGACACGTGCAGTGACGTCGGCGACTCCGAGGAAGCCTGAGCCCTCGACGGTGATCACGCTGACACCAGGAATCGCGGTGATCGCCTTGACGACCGAGCCGTTCGCGCTCGTTTCCGGCCCGATCCGCGTTCCGGGGTGCTCGGGGTTGAACGTGTTCTTGATCCAGATCGGGATGCCGCGTTCGGCGGCTGGCTGCATCGTCCGTGGGTGGATGACCTTGGCGCCGAAGTAGGCCAGTTCGGTCGCTTCCGCGAAGGAGATCGCGGGAAGCGTGCGGGCACTCGGGACGAGCCGTGGGTCAGCCGTCAGCACGCCGTCGACGTCTGTCCAGATCCAGACCTCTTCGGCGTCGAGCGCATGCGCCAGGATGGAGGCCGAGAAGTCGGATCCACCGCGGCCGAGCGTCGTGACAGCGCCCTTGTGGGTCGCACCGAAGAATCCTGTCACGACGGGAAGCTTCCCCGACTCGAGGAGCGGCACCAAGACTGCCTCGGCTCGGGCACGGGTTTCGTCGAGAAGTGGATTTGCGTTGCCGAAGTGATCGTCGGTCACGATCACTCGGTCGCTCTCGACCGGGACGGCTGGGATACCGCGCTCCTCGAGGACGGCTGCCACGACGACGGCACTCATCCGCTCGCCGAAGGAGACGATCCAATCGAGCGCGCGTGGCGAGAGGTCACGCAACACGTGGACGGACTCGACGAGCCGGGCACAGCGGGCAGCGAGTTCGGCGAGGCGAGCGATCGTCGCCTCCTGGCGCGCAGGAGTGGCGATCAGTTCGGTCGTCACCGCCTCGTGCCGCTCGAGCAGTTCGCGCTGGAGTGTTCCGGCTGCGTGCTCGTCGCCCTCAGCCGCGGCCTGGGCGGCCGCGATCAGCTGGTTGGTGACACCGCTCATCGCCGAAACGACGGCAACGAGGCGTCCGTCGCCACGGTAGGCGTCGGCGATGATCCGCGCCGTGCGATCGATCGCTGCGGCATTGCCGACCGAGGTTCCGCCGAACTTCATCACCCGCATCGTCGCTGTCCTCCACCTCCGGCGCCACGGCGCTCACGCGCTCTGTACTTCCCGAATGGGCAAGGATAGCGTGGAGAGCTGCGAACTGCGAACACACCACGGTGACGCCCATGTCGGGACCAGTGATCGTGCGCCACCTGAAGGGTGCATGCCCAGATGCTACTATTGCGCCGTCGAGCAGCTGGCCGAATAGGAGAAGCGCGACGCCTTATGGCCCGAATGCAGCAAGGATCCCGCACCGACGACGAACTCGTGCAGCGTTTCCGCGCGGGGGACAGTCAGGCCTTCGCGACCCTCTACGAGCGCTACGTCGACCGGATCTACGATTTTGTCGTGCGTCTCATCGGTGACCGCGACGCCGCGGCCGATATCACCCAGGAGACGTTCCTCAAAGCGATGCAAGCGCTGCGGGCGCGCCGGTTCAGCGGCTCGCTGCGAGCCTGGCTCTTCACCATCGCCCGCAACGCAGCGATCGACTACCAGCGCCGTCAACGGACGACTGCCTTCTCGCACCTTCCCACACCGGAAGGAGAGGAGTGGGAGCCGGAGATTCCCGCGAGCGGCCCGGAGGCCGAGCCGGAAGAAACGACTCGACGGCGCGAACTGGCCGAGCTGGTCTGGCAAGCTGCGCGGGGTCTGCCACCGAACGACTACGCCGTCCTCGAGCTGGCGCTGCGACACGACCTCACACCAGCCGAGGTCGCGCAGGTCGTCGGTGTGCGGCGCGGTGCGATCAATACGCGCCTCAGTCGCGTGCGTGACGCGCTGGAGGAAAGCTTCACGGTGTTGTTGTTGGCGCGCCGGAGTCGCCAGAACTGCCCCGAGCTGGCGCGGCTGCTCGAAGGGACGTCGCTCCCGGAGGGACTCACACCGGAACTGCGGCGGGCGGTCGCCCGGCATGTCGAGCACTGCGAGACCTGCCAGCGTGCTCGCCGGGCGATCAGTGCTGCCGATCTCCTGCCTGCTTTGGCTCCTGTCCTGCCGACTGGAGAGATGCGCGAGGCGATCCGCCAGGCGATCGAGCAGGGGCTTGCTGCCCCGACTGCTGCGCCCGTCGGCGTGGTACGGTTGCGCGACTGGATCCGTCATTCGTCGTGGGCGAAAGCGGCACTTGCCGCCGTCGGGGGGCTGGTTGTCGTGACGGTGGTTGGCTGGGGGTATCTCACCTGGGGGACCGCTCCGGTCGCGGTGCAGACGGTCGGCTGCCCACCGCTCGCACTCCGGCTCGACCCGCCGGCTGCCGTGGCTGGACGACTCCTCGGGGTACCGTCGGTGCTCGAGCCCGGGCGACCGGCGACGTTCCGGTTACCGGCTGGAACGTTGCGGGCGACCGTCGGGAAAGGGGAAGCGACCTTGCAGGTGGCTGGCCTCGGCGTCCACCTCCGTATCCTCGCTGACCTGGCGGATGTCACGTGGGACGGGAGGAAGCTCCTCGGTCAGGGCACGGTCACCG from Thermomicrobium sp. 4228-Ro includes the following:
- a CDS encoding aspartate kinase, with the protein product MRVMKFGGTSVGNAAAIDRTARIIADAYRGDGRLVAVVSAMSGVTNQLIAAAQAAAEGDEHAAGTLQRELLERHEAVTTELIATPARQEATIARLAELAARCARLVESVHVLRDLSPRALDWIVSFGERMSAVVVAAVLEERGIPAVPVESDRVIVTDDHFGNANPLLDETRARAEAVLVPLLESGKLPVVTGFFGATHKGAVTTLGRGGSDFSASILAHALDAEEVWIWTDVDGVLTADPRLVPSARTLPAISFAEATELAYFGAKVIHPRTMQPAAERGIPIWIKNTFNPEHPGTRIGPETSANGSVVKAITAIPGVSVITVEGSGFLGVADVTARVFETVGRTGVNVYMVFQASSQHSLGFVVRRTDASKVLRALEREFELDLLKGRIARIWEEPGMAIVAVVGAGMRGTPGVAGRVFGTLGQHRINIVAIAQGSSELNISFVIREDEVARAVPAIHDAFGLGGSSAD
- a CDS encoding RNA polymerase sigma factor, whose protein sequence is MARMQQGSRTDDELVQRFRAGDSQAFATLYERYVDRIYDFVVRLIGDRDAAADITQETFLKAMQALRARRFSGSLRAWLFTIARNAAIDYQRRQRTTAFSHLPTPEGEEWEPEIPASGPEAEPEETTRRRELAELVWQAARGLPPNDYAVLELALRHDLTPAEVAQVVGVRRGAINTRLSRVRDALEESFTVLLLARRSRQNCPELARLLEGTSLPEGLTPELRRAVARHVEHCETCQRARRAISAADLLPALAPVLPTGEMREAIRQAIEQGLAAPTAAPVGVVRLRDWIRHSSWAKAALAAVGGLVVVTVVGWGYLTWGTAPVAVQTVGCPPLALRLDPPAAVAGRLLGVPSVLEPGRPATFRLPAGTLRATVGKGEATLQVAGLGVHLRILADLADVTWDGRKLLGQGTVTVALDRGSPSAVTLVCRPTA